One window of the Onychostoma macrolepis isolate SWU-2019 chromosome 21, ASM1243209v1, whole genome shotgun sequence genome contains the following:
- the LOC131528333 gene encoding LOW QUALITY PROTEIN: claudin-4-like (The sequence of the model RefSeq protein was modified relative to this genomic sequence to represent the inferred CDS: inserted 1 base in 1 codon), with protein MVSAGLQLLGTALAILGWICVIVVCALPMWKVTAFIGSNIVTAQISWEGIWMSCVVQSTGQMQCKVYDSMLALSSDLQAARALTIISILIGILGIMLAMAGGKCTNCVEDESAKTKVGITAGVIFIISGFLCLIPVCWTAHGIIQDFYNPLLNQAQKRELGAALYIGIQILGIMLAMIGWLGTIITCGMPMWRVTAFVGANIVTAQIIWEGLWMSCVVQSTGQMQCKVYDSMLALSQDLQASRAMVIISIMVGVFGFLMAVVGGKCTNCLEDEAAKARACIVSGXVLIIAGFLVLIPVCWSAHTLIRDFYNPLETESQRRELGACLYIGWGSGGLLLLGGGLLCWNCPSNDNRPYMAAKYSPAISVIPAMDYV; from the exons ATGGTGTCTGCCGGGCTTCAGTTACTGGGCACCGCCCTGGCCATCTTAGGATGGATCTGTGTCATTGTGGTTTGTGCTCTTCCCATGTGGAAAGTCACAGCTTTCATCGGCAGCAACATCGTCACGGCGCAGATTTCATGGGAAGGAATCTGGATGTCCTGCGTCGTGCAGAGCACCGGACAGATGCAGTGTAAAGTCTACGACTCCATGCTGGCCCTCAGTTCAGACCTTCAGGCCGCCCGTGCCCTCACCATCATTTCCATCCTGATTGGGATCCTGGGCATCATGCTGGCCATGGCTGGAGGCAAATGCACCAATTGCGTCGAGGACGAGAGCGCCAAAACCAAGGTCGGTATCACTGCCGGCGTGATTTTCATCATTTCTGGGTTTCTTTGTCTGATCCCCGTGTGCTGGACGGCCCACGGCATCATCCAGGATTTCTACAACCCCTTGTTGAACCAAGCACAGAAGAGAGAGCTGGGAGCAGCACTTTACATCG GCATCCAGATCCTGGGCATCATGCTTGCCATGATAGGCTGGTTGGGGACCATCATCACCTGTGGCATGCCAATGTGGAGGGTCACGGCCTTTGTTGGCGCGAACATCGTCACGGCACAAATCATCTGGGAGGGTCTGTGGATGAGCTGTGTGGTTCAGAGCACCGGACAGATGCAGTGTAAGGTCTATGACTCCATGTTGGCTCTATCGCAAGACCTGCAGGCTTCCAGAGCCATGGTAATCATTTCCATCATGGTGGGCGTCTTTGGATTCCTGATGGCTGTGGTTGGAGGAAAATGCACCAACTGCTTGGAGGATGAAGCGGCCAAAGCCAGAGCGTGCATCGTTTCAG TGGTTTTAATCATCGCTGGCTTTCTCGTCCTGATTCCTGTGTGCTGGTCTGCACACACTCTTATCAGGGACTTCTACAACCCTTTAGAAACAGAATCCCAGCGGCGGGAGCTAGGAGCCTGTCTTTACATTGGCTGGGGATCTGGAGGCCTCTTGTTGCTGGGTGGTGGGCTGCTTTGTTGGAATTGCCCATCCAATGACAATAGGCCCTACATGGCAGCCAAATACAGCCCTGCCATATCTGTGATCCCAGCAATGGATTACGTGTGA
- the LOC131528328 gene encoding claudin-3-like isoform X2 has translation MAAFGLELVGVTLSVLGWILSIVCCALPMWRVTAFIGTNIVTAQVYWEGIWMSCVVQSTGQMQCKVYDSMLALPADLQAARALVVVSIILGVLALFVAIVGAKCTNCIEDEGAKARVMISSGAAFITAAVMQLIPVSWSANTVILEFYSPLIPEAQKMEIGAMSMGLEIGGIAMGIIGWIISIVTCALPMWRVSAFVGANIVTAQIIWEGLWMNCVVQSTGQMQCKVYDSMLALSQDLQASRAMSVVAIILAVLGVLISIMGAKCTNCIEDEASKAKVMIVSGVMFIIAGILQLIPAAWVAHQTIRDFYNPLLTSAQQRELGACIYIGFAAAALLLIGGAMLCCTCPPREKKYKPPRMGYSAPRSVSGGYDRKDYV, from the exons ATGGCAGCTTTCGGTCTGGAGTTAGTGGGAGTCACGCTCTCGGTTCTTGGCTGGATTCTCAGCATTGTGTGCTGTGCTTTGCCCATGTGGAGGGTCACTGCGTTCATCGGTACAAACATCGTTACGGCACAGGTGTACTGGGAGGGAATCTGGATGAGCTGTGTAGTTCAGAGTACTGGACAGATGCAGTGCAAAGTCTACGACTCCATGTTGGCTCTTCCCGCAGACCTACAGGCGGCCCGCGCTCTGGTGGTGGTGTCCATCATCTTGGGTGTCCTTGCGCTCTTTGTCGCTATAGTGGGGGCCAAGTGCACCAACTGCATTGAGGATGAAGGGGCCAAAGCCCGTGTGATGATCAGCTCTGGCGCCGCTTTCATAACGGCCGCGGTCATGCAGCTTATTCCCGTGTCCTGGTCAGCGAACACCGTTATTTTGGAGTTCTACAGTCCACTCATTCCAGAAGCTCAGAAGATGGAAATAGGGGC CATGTCGATGGGATTGGAGATCGGGGGCATTGCCATGGGCATCATCGGTTGGATCATTAGCATTGTCACTTGCGCTCTTCCAATGTGGCGTGTTTCGGCCTTTGTTGGCGCAAACATCGTCACGGCACAAATCATCTGGGAAGGTTTATGGATGAATTGTGTCGTACAGAGTACCGGACAGATGCAGTGCAAGGTCTACGACTCCATGCTGGCTCTATCTCAGGACCTTCAGGCTTCCAGAGCCATGTCGGTCGTCGCCATCATCTTGGCCGTCCTGGGCGTGTTGATCTCCATCATGGGCGCCAAGTGCACCAACTGTATCGAGGATGAAGCATCCAAGGCTAAAGTGATGATTGTCTCCGGTGTGATGTTCATTATTGCCGGCATCCTGCAGCTCATTCCAGCTGCTTGGGTGGCACACCAAACCATTCGGGACTTCTACAACCCGTTACTGACCAGCGCTCAACAAAGAGAGCTTGGTGCGTGCATCTACATAGGGTTTGCCGCCGCTGCTCTGTTACTGATTGGAGGAGCGATGCTGTGCTGCACCTGTCCTCCACGGGAGAAGAAGTACAAGCCACCAAGAATGGGCTACTCCGCTCCACGCTCCGTCAGTGGTGGATATGACAGGAAGGactatgtttaa
- the LOC131528328 gene encoding claudin-3-like isoform X1, with amino-acid sequence MSMGLEIGGIAMGIIGWIISIVTCALPMWRVSAFVGANIVTAQIIWEGLWMNCVVQSTGQMQCKVYDSMLALSQDLQASRAMSVVAIILAVLGVLISIMGAKCTNCIEDEASKAKVMIVSGVMFIIAGILQLIPAAWVAHQTIRDFYNPLLTSAQQRELGACIYIGFAAAALLLIGGAMLCCTCPPREKKYKPPRMGYSAPRSVSGGYDRKDYV; translated from the coding sequence ATGTCGATGGGATTGGAGATCGGGGGCATTGCCATGGGCATCATCGGTTGGATCATTAGCATTGTCACTTGCGCTCTTCCAATGTGGCGTGTTTCGGCCTTTGTTGGCGCAAACATCGTCACGGCACAAATCATCTGGGAAGGTTTATGGATGAATTGTGTCGTACAGAGTACCGGACAGATGCAGTGCAAGGTCTACGACTCCATGCTGGCTCTATCTCAGGACCTTCAGGCTTCCAGAGCCATGTCGGTCGTCGCCATCATCTTGGCCGTCCTGGGCGTGTTGATCTCCATCATGGGCGCCAAGTGCACCAACTGTATCGAGGATGAAGCATCCAAGGCTAAAGTGATGATTGTCTCCGGTGTGATGTTCATTATTGCCGGCATCCTGCAGCTCATTCCAGCTGCTTGGGTGGCACACCAAACCATTCGGGACTTCTACAACCCGTTACTGACCAGCGCTCAACAAAGAGAGCTTGGTGCGTGCATCTACATAGGGTTTGCCGCCGCTGCTCTGTTACTGATTGGAGGAGCGATGCTGTGCTGCACCTGTCCTCCACGGGAGAAGAAGTACAAGCCACCAAGAATGGGCTACTCCGCTCCACGCTCCGTCAGTGGTGGATATGACAGGAAGGactatgtttaa